Part of the Paenibacillus sp. YPG26 genome, AGATCCATACAGATCAATGATCCTTTAGACCATTTCATGCTGTATTATGTGGGTCAACTCAAAGAGGCAGCTACAAAAAGACAGAAAAAGCGGCTACTGCTGCCGCCTTCTTAGCGCATACTTGACCATTAACGTTTTGGAATCTTTATGACGATTTCATAATGATCTTCATGATCTGTCTCCGCCGTCTTGATCTGCAGACCGGAGCCCGACACCATATCAATGGACTGCCGAATCGTGTTTAGAGCAAGACGGACATCTTTGGTGAAAGAAATACGCTTGGATTTTTTGTTCTTAGCTACTTCCTTATAAAAGGCAATTCTTGCTTCGGTTTGTTTTACGTTCAAATCCTTGGCAATAATCTCTTCCAGAACCTTCAGTTGAAGTTCTTCTGTATCTAATGATAGTAGGGCCCTGGCATGACGTTCCGTAACCTTCCGCTCCATCAGAGCATTCTTCACAACTTCAGGTAATTGCAAGAGACGAATCTTGTTAGCAATAGTGGACTGGCTCTTTCCTAGTCTTTGTGCAAGGCTCTCTTGAGTCAGTTGATGGAGATCAATCAAATTCTGGTAAGCAACTGCTTCTTCAATCGAAGACAGATTCTCACGTTGTAAATTCTCAATCAGAGCAATTGATGCAGCTTGTGAATCATTGAAATCTCTAACAATGGCAGGGATCGTCTCGAATCCAAGCTTCTTCACGGCACGCCAACGACGTTCCCCTGCAATAATCTCATATTTCTCATTCCGGTAACGAACCACGATAGGCTGAATCACACCATGCGTCT contains:
- the noc gene encoding nucleoid occlusion protein; amino-acid sequence: MKEQFSKLFGLTERNSGEEVKQLPVDNIVGGPYQPRTVFDDDRIDELCQTIKTHGVIQPIVVRYRNEKYEIIAGERRWRAVKKLGFETIPAIVRDFNDSQAASIALIENLQRENLSSIEEAVAYQNLIDLHQLTQESLAQRLGKSQSTIANKIRLLQLPEVVKNALMERKVTERHARALLSLDTEELQLKVLEEIIAKDLNVKQTEARIAFYKEVAKNKKSKRISFTKDVRLALNTIRQSIDMVSGSGLQIKTAETDHEDHYEIVIKIPKR